CAATTTGGAATTTTGATTCAGACAATGGTTTCCTTCCTTTCACTTTCGATGTAAAAAACTTGAGAGGGCACAGATTAATTTACAAACTCACAATGTGGCTGGAGTAACTTTCAAGCAAACTTGAATAGGGACTATATGATCAATATAAGGTTTAATAGATGGGAAGTGTCTAGCTTTAATCGTCACTATAAACTTTCAAGCGAACTTGGGTAGCTGACTGTATATAGTCACCATGTTTGGGTCAGGTGCAGTATGTTTTGTTGAGTCCAAATGCCCTCTTAACGAAATCTGAAACTACTTGCTGCATTCTAAACTTTGATATAGAGATGTAGCATTGTGAGACTGAAACTTGTTTCCACTACGTTGTAGGGTTTGCAGCCTACTCGTACCGGTACATATTTGGTGAAAGCTCAATTGAATGAGGTAAGCTTctttcaatggttttttttagaggatctgttttcaaatttttggtCCTTCCTGGACAAGCTTTTGGGATCATCTGTTGCCTTCAAGGTTGCTGTGGATGGATCCTCAAATGCTGCTGCCTCAACTCCTGCCAAATCTGAAGTACCATTGCAGGAAGCAAAGGATGCTAAGCCATCAAATGAACCTTCACCTCCCTCTTTGGCTACAGAGGAGTCAATCTCTGAATTTATTTCCCAAGTTTCAAGTCTTGTCAAGTGAGTGACCTCAACATTATAATGATGCATATAAtccttgttttattattatatgataacaaatatgtttttcatCTTCAATTCAGGCTTGTTGATTCAAGAGATATTGTGGAACTGCAGTTGAAACAACTTGATTGTGAACTTTTAATCAGAAAAAAGGAGGCTTTGCCTTTGCCACCATCCCATTCTCCAGTTGTTATGATGCAttcacctccacctccacctccacctccaccagtAATGCCAGCAGCCACACCTGCAGCTTCTGCTGCAGCTCCTGCCACAGCTTCTAGATCACCTTCTGCCATATCACCATCTCCTCCTTCCAAATCAGTCAAGTCATCCCTTCCACCACTCAAATGCCCTATGGCAGGCACATTTTACAGAAGCCCTGCACCTGGTGAACCGTCATTTGTAAAGGTGTGTTATCTGTACTTAGCTGTTGCGTTTTATTTGAACAATGCTTTCTTTATAATTGATATGTTGTCTATATTGGTGctctttttgttgttgattcCTTTTAATACAGGTTGGAGACAAAGTGCAGAAGGGGCAGGTTGTATGCATCATTGAAGCCATGAAATTGATGAACGAAATAGAGGTAAGTTTTATATTTCTTCTGCATTTAGCCTTTATAGGACATACTTGTAATACTT
This genomic stretch from Populus alba chromosome 19, ASM523922v2, whole genome shotgun sequence harbors:
- the LOC118028910 gene encoding biotin carboxyl carrier protein of acetyl-CoA carboxylase 1, chloroplastic isoform X3, with protein sequence MASSLSTTASASMVTKSAAILPHYITHRLSIQSFRLSQKPKLRFLAKGLQPTRTGTYLVKAQLNEEAKDAKPSNEPSPPSLATEESISEFISQVSSLVKLVDSRDIVELQLKQLDCELLIRKKEALPLPPSHSPVVMMHSPPPPPPPPPVMPAATPAASAAAPATASRSPSAISPSPPSKSVKSSLPPLKCPMAGTFYRSPAPGEPSFVKVGDKVQKGQVVCIIEAMKLMNEIEADQTGTIVEIIAEDGKPVSVDTPLFVIEP
- the LOC118028910 gene encoding biotin carboxyl carrier protein of acetyl-CoA carboxylase, chloroplastic isoform X1, with product MASSLSTTASASMVTKSAAILPHYITHRLSIQSFRLSQKPKLRFLAKGLQPTRTGTYLVKAQLNEVSFFQWFFLEDLFSNFWSFLDKLLGSSVAFKVAVDGSSNAAASTPAKSEVPLQEAKDAKPSNEPSPPSLATEESISEFISQVSSLVKLVDSRDIVELQLKQLDCELLIRKKEALPLPPSHSPVVMMHSPPPPPPPPPVMPAATPAASAAAPATASRSPSAISPSPPSKSVKSSLPPLKCPMAGTFYRSPAPGEPSFVKVGDKVQKGQVVCIIEAMKLMNEIEADQTGTIVEIIAEDGKPVSVDTPLFVIEP
- the LOC118028910 gene encoding biotin carboxyl carrier protein of acetyl-CoA carboxylase, chloroplastic isoform X2 is translated as MASSLSTTASASMVTKSAAILPHYITHRLSIQSFRLSQKPKLRFLAKGLQPTRTGTYLVKAQLNEVAVDGSSNAAASTPAKSEVPLQEAKDAKPSNEPSPPSLATEESISEFISQVSSLVKLVDSRDIVELQLKQLDCELLIRKKEALPLPPSHSPVVMMHSPPPPPPPPPVMPAATPAASAAAPATASRSPSAISPSPPSKSVKSSLPPLKCPMAGTFYRSPAPGEPSFVKVGDKVQKGQVVCIIEAMKLMNEIEADQTGTIVEIIAEDGKPVSVDTPLFVIEP